The proteins below come from a single Jaculus jaculus isolate mJacJac1 chromosome X, mJacJac1.mat.Y.cur, whole genome shotgun sequence genomic window:
- the LOC123456586 gene encoding zinc finger protein 300-like, with protein MELVSFEDVAVNFTKQEWQLLDAAQRTLYKDVMLENYSILVSLGHCMTKPELIFKLEHGFASWSVAQAPILSLPEQNVQKQIHETNHYECKQSLETFNRKSPLTKNLRIYPVEVPHIYKECTMVLISTSQFTLHLLPHKDEKLYVCTDSSLPRHRRTHTGLKPYKCDECGKAFGEKSHLSMHLKIHTGEKPYECSKCGKTFSHKSHLTGH; from the exons ATGGAGTTGGTGTCATTTGAAGATGTAGCAGTGAATTTCACCAAGCAAGAGTGGCAGCTCCTGGATGCTGCTCAGAGGACTCTCTACAaggatgtgatgctggagaactacagcATCCTGGTATCCTTGGGGCATTGTATGACCAAACCAGAGTTAATCTTCAAGTTGGAGCATGGATTTGCATCATGGAGTGTGGCTCAAGCCCCAATTCTGAGCCTTCCTGAACAGAATGTTCAAAAGCAAATCCACGAGACAAATCATTATGAATGTAAACAAAGCCTGGAAACATTCAATAGGAAATCACCCCTCACAAAAAATCTGAGAATTTACCCAGTTGAAGTTCCACACATATATAAAGAATGCACTATGGTTTTAATCAGCACATCACAATTCACTCTGCATCTGCTCCCTCATAAAGATGAGAAGCTATATGTATGTACAGATAGCAG CCTCCCTCGGCATAGAAGAACTCATACTGGTTTGAAACCTTACAAATGTGatgaatgtggaaaagcttttGGCGAGAAGTCACATCTCAGTATGCATCTTAAaattcatacaggtgagaagccatatgaatgtagtaaatgtggaaaaactttcTCCCATAAGTCACACCTCACAGGCCATTAG